In Elephas maximus indicus isolate mEleMax1 chromosome 4, mEleMax1 primary haplotype, whole genome shotgun sequence, a genomic segment contains:
- the TEX52 gene encoding testis-expressed protein 52, which produces MASNPRRIPPGGQKSGPSSVREPFLQMVHSNESFPAFQTWTQHDNFLLPSESWELPGFTRQAYHQLALKLPPYTEIKSKVRQCLTYPAENASQHTWGFHTWLDVGRLPATFPTRPDVPYDSNVWRWLTNSRAHHQPPAKPPIPPPSWMGKNSFLTFICCTPIFVDANRKNQVILRTVKELKEVEKLKLRSEVRAPPLDVHGNILPPEKFKK; this is translated from the exons ATGGCAAGTAACCCACGAAGAATTCCCCCCGGAGGGCAAAAAAGCGGTCCATCCAGTGTCAGAGAACCTTTCCTGCAG ATGGTCCATTCAAATGAGTCATTCCCAGCCTTCCAAACGTGGACTCAGCATGACAACTTCCTCCTCCCCAGTGAGTCCTGGGAGTTGCCTGGTTTCACCCGGCAAGCCTACCACCAGTTGGCCTTGAAGCTGCCACCCTACACAGAAATTAAGTCCAAGGTGCGTCAATGCCTAACCTACCCTGCTGAGAATGCATCCCAGCACACCTGGGGCTTTCACACGTGGCTTGATGTGGGGCGCTTGCCTGCCACCTTCCCTACACGGCCTGATGTGCCCTACGATAGCAATGTCTGGCGCTGGTTGACGAACTCCAGGGCCCACCACCAGCCCCCAGCCaagcctcccatcccccctccctccTGGATGGGTAAAAACAGCTTCCTGACCTTCATCTGCTGTACTCCCATCTTTGTGGATGCAAATAGGAAGAACCAGGTGATCCTCAGGACGGTGAAGGAGCTCAAAGAGGTGGAGAAACTCAAGCTGAGGAGTGAAGTGAGAGCACCTCCACTCGATGTCCACGGCAACATCCTGCCTCCAGAGAAGTTCAAGAAGTAA